A window from Oncorhynchus mykiss isolate Arlee chromosome 9, USDA_OmykA_1.1, whole genome shotgun sequence encodes these proteins:
- the LOC110531812 gene encoding phospholipid scramblase 2 isoform X2, with protein sequence MSAPGYPSPHQGPGSYSTAPYPVPHGGYGEPNHAPPPVGFHMGYNQQQPHPGQPVMYQPVPMPEYGVPQMGPSPGYGGPMPGPEYGAPQMGPSPGYGGPMPVPRYGAPQMGPSPGYGGPMPGPEFGAPNSGPPAAISPAPAAVVPIGVPPGLEYLTQIDQILIHQKVELLEVFIGFETNNQYEIKNSLGQKIYKAKEKNDCCTRNCCGALRSFEMKIQDNTDREVIRLVRPFRCASCWCPCCLQELEVQAPPGTTIGYVSQDWNPCVPKFSIKGANTETVMKLEGPCFACNCCGDVNFELTGEDGGKPIGRISKQWGGLIKEVFTYTDNFGIQFPMDLDVKMKAVLMGACFLIDFMFFEKD encoded by the exons GTTACCCATCCCCTCACCAGGGTCCTGGAAGTTACTCCACGGCACCCTACCCTGTTCCTCATGGTGGGTATGGTGAGCCTAACCATGCTCCCCCACCGGTTGGCTTCCATATGGGCTACAACCAACAACAACCCCACCCAGGCCAGCCTGTGATGTACCAGCCTGTGCCCATGCCCGAATATGGGGTACCTCAAATGGGCCCCAGCCCAGGCTATGGTGGTCCCATGCCTGGGCCCGAGTACGGTGCACCTCAGATGGGCCCCAGCCCAGGCTATGGTGGTCCCATGCCTGTGCCCAGATACGGTGCACCTCAGATGGGCCCCAGCCCAGGGTATGGTGGTCCCATGCCTGGGCCTGAATTCGGTGCACCTAACTCGGGCCCTCCTGCAGCCATCTCCCCAGCCCCTGCAGCAGTTGTGCCTATTGGAGTTCCACCTGGCCTGGAGTACCTAACACAG ATTGACCAGATCCTTATACACCAAAAAGTGGAGTTGCTGGAAG TGTTCATTGGCTTTGAGACCAACAACCAGTACGAGATCAAGAACAGCCTGGGTCAGAAGATCTATAAGGCCAAGGAGAAGAACGACTGCTGCACACGCAACTGCTGCGGCGCCCTGCGTAGCTTCGAAATGAAGATCCAGGACAACACGGACCGCGAGGTCATCCGCCTCGTACGACCCTTCCGCTGTGCCTCCTGCTGGTGCCCCTGCTGCCTGCAAGAG CTCGAGGTCCAAGCCCCGCCTGGCACCACCATAGGTTATGTGTCCCAGGACTGGAACCCCTGCGTGCCCAAGTTCTCCATCAAGGGGGCCAACACGGAGACCGTAATGAAGCTGGAAGGACCCTGCTTTGCCTGCAACTGCTGCGGGGATGTGAATTTTGAG CTGACGGGGGAAGATGGAGGCAAGCCCATCGGCCGCATCAGTAAGCAGTGGGGTGGCCTGATAAAGGAGGTCTTCACCTACACGGACAACTTTGGCATTCAGTTCCCCATGGACCTGGACGTCAAGATGAAGGCTGTGCTCATGGGTGCCTGCTTCCTCATC GATTTCATGTTCTTCGAGAAGGACTGA
- the LOC110531812 gene encoding phospholipid scramblase 2 isoform X3 has product MSAPGYPSPHQGPGSYSTAPYPVPHGGYGDPNHAPPLVDFHMGYNHKQLHPGQSVMHQPVPMPEYGVPQMGQGYGGPMPGPEFGAPNSGPPAAVSPAHAAVLPLGVPPGLEYLTQIDQILIHQKVELLEVFIGFETNNQYEIKNSLGQKIYKAKEKNDCCTRNCCGALRSFEMKIQDNTDREVIRLVRPFRCASCWCPCCLQELEVQAPPGTTIGYVSQDWNPCVPKFSIKGANTETVMKLEGPCFACNCCGDVNFELTGEDGGKPIGRISKQWGGLIKEVFTYTDNFGIQFPMDLDVKMKAVLMGACFLIDFMFFEKD; this is encoded by the exons ATGTCAGCCCCAG GTTACCCATCCCCTCACCAGGGTCCTGGAAGTTACTCCACGGCACCCTACCCTGTTCCTCATGGTGGGTATGGTGACCCTAACCATGCTCCCCCACTGGTTGACTTCCATATGGGCTACAACCACAAACAACTCCACCCAGGCCAGTCTGTGATGCACCAGCCTGTGCCCATGCCTGAATATGGGGTACCTCAAATGGGCCAAGGCTATGGTGGTCCCATGCCTGGGCCTGAATTCGGTGCACCTAACTCGGGCCCTCCTGCAGCCGTCTCCCCAGCCCATGCAGCAGTTTTGCCTCTTGGAGTTCCACCTGGTCTGGAGTACCTAACACAG ATTGACCAGATCCTTATACACCAAAAAGTGGAGTTGCTGGAAG TGTTCATTGGCTTTGAGACCAACAACCAGTACGAGATCAAGAACAGCCTGGGTCAGAAGATCTATAAGGCCAAGGAGAAGAACGACTGCTGCACACGCAACTGCTGCGGCGCCCTGCGTAGCTTCGAAATGAAGATCCAGGACAACACGGACCGCGAGGTCATCCGCCTCGTACGACCCTTCCGCTGTGCCTCCTGCTGGTGCCCCTGCTGCCTGCAAGAG CTCGAGGTCCAAGCCCCGCCTGGCACCACCATAGGTTATGTGTCCCAGGACTGGAACCCCTGCGTGCCCAAGTTCTCCATCAAGGGGGCCAACACGGAGACCGTAATGAAGCTGGAAGGACCCTGCTTTGCCTGCAACTGCTGCGGGGATGTGAATTTTGAG CTGACGGGGGAAGATGGAGGCAAGCCCATCGGCCGCATCAGTAAGCAGTGGGGTGGCCTGATAAAGGAGGTCTTCACCTACACGGACAACTTTGGCATTCAGTTCCCCATGGACCTGGACGTCAAGATGAAGGCTGTGCTCATGGGTGCCTGCTTCCTCATC GATTTCATGTTCTTCGAGAAGGACTGA
- the LOC110531812 gene encoding phospholipid scramblase 2 isoform X1 — translation MSAPGYPSPHQGPGSYSTAPYPVPHGGYGEPNHAPPPVGFHMGYNQQQPHPGQPVMYQPVPMPEYGVPQMGPSPGYGGPMPGPEYGAPQMGPSPGYGGPMPVPRYGAPQMGPSPGYGGPMPGPEFGAPNSGPPAAISPAPAAVVPIGVPPGLEYLTQIDQILIHQKVELLEAFIGFETNNQYEIKNSLGQKIYKAKEKNDCCTRNCCGALRSFDMKIKDNMDREVIRLVRPFRCASCWCPCCLQELEVQAPPGTTIGYVSQDWNPCVPKFSIKGANKETVMKLEGPCFACNCCGDVNFKLTGKDGGKPIGRISKQWSGLIKEVFTDTDNFGIQFPMDLDVKMKAVLMGTCFLIDFMFFEKVGNTKQRNTVFS, via the exons GTTACCCATCCCCTCACCAGGGTCCTGGAAGTTACTCCACGGCACCCTACCCTGTTCCTCATGGTGGGTATGGTGAGCCTAACCATGCTCCCCCACCGGTTGGCTTCCATATGGGCTACAACCAACAACAACCCCACCCAGGCCAGCCTGTGATGTACCAGCCTGTGCCCATGCCCGAATATGGGGTACCTCAAATGGGCCCCAGCCCAGGCTATGGTGGTCCCATGCCTGGGCCCGAGTACGGTGCACCTCAGATGGGCCCCAGCCCAGGCTATGGTGGTCCCATGCCTGTGCCCAGATACGGTGCACCTCAGATGGGCCCCAGCCCAGGGTATGGTGGTCCCATGCCTGGGCCTGAATTCGGTGCACCTAACTCGGGCCCTCCTGCAGCCATCTCCCCAGCCCCTGCAGCAGTTGTGCCTATTGGAGTTCCACCTGGCCTGGAGTACCTAACACAG attgACCAGATCCTTATACACCAAAAAGTGGAGTTGCTGGAAG CGTTCATTGGCTTTGAGACCAACAACCAGTACGAGATCAAGAACAGCCTGGGTCAGAAGATCTACAAGGCCAAGGAGAAGAACGACTGCTGCACACGCAACTGCTGCGGCGCCCTGCGTAGCTTCGACATGAAGATCAAGGACAACATGGACCGCGAGGTCATCCGCCTCGTACGACCCTTCCGCTGTGCCTCCTGCTGGTGCCCCTGCTGCCTGCAAGAG CTCGAGGTCCAAGCCCCGCCTGGCACCACCATAGGCTATGTGTCCCAGGACTGGAACCCCTGCGTGCCGAAGTTCTCCATCAAGGGGGCCAACAAGGAGACCGTAATGAAGCTGGAGGGACCCTGCTTCGCCTGCAACTGCTGCGGGGACGTCAACTTCAAG CTGACGGGGAAAGATGGAGGCAAGCCCATCGGCCGCATCAGTAAGCAGTGGAGTGGCCTGATAAAGGAGGTCTTCACCGACACGGACAACTTTGGCATCCAGTTCCCCATGGACCTGGATGTCAAGATGAAGGCTGTGCTCATGGGCACCTGTTTCCTCATC GATTTCATGTTCTTCGAGAAGGTTGGCAACACAAAGCAGCGCAACACCGTCTTCTCATAA